Proteins encoded in a region of the Mycolicibacterium chitae genome:
- a CDS encoding DUF3566 domain-containing protein, whose protein sequence is MSSPNEPGQKGAGEGSGAGNGAADRAATRATAPVPRVTDSGEVPPWQRGAGRAQSSAPSRPQPPAEAPARDKPEARPDARVSRYITGTAAPSALQGTGKPSSPPAEADPTPGRPERNKEYASELPDLSGPQPRPAAARREAADRPEPGPARPSAGSRIQVGSRAKAGPVRASMQIRRIDPWSTLKVSLLLSVALFFVWMIAVAFLYLVLGGMGVWTKLNSNVGDLLTSTGGGGGELVSSGTIFGGALLIGLVNIVVLTAMATIGAFIYNLSTDIVGGVEVTLADRD, encoded by the coding sequence GTGAGTTCACCGAACGAACCGGGCCAAAAGGGCGCCGGCGAGGGGTCGGGTGCGGGCAACGGTGCGGCCGACCGCGCCGCGACCCGGGCCACCGCCCCGGTGCCCCGGGTGACCGACTCCGGCGAGGTGCCGCCCTGGCAGCGCGGCGCCGGTCGGGCCCAGTCCTCGGCGCCGTCGCGGCCGCAGCCGCCGGCCGAGGCCCCGGCCCGGGACAAGCCCGAGGCGCGGCCCGACGCCCGGGTCAGCCGCTACATCACCGGCACGGCCGCCCCCAGCGCCCTGCAGGGCACCGGGAAGCCGTCGTCGCCCCCGGCCGAGGCGGACCCGACCCCGGGCCGTCCGGAGCGCAACAAGGAGTACGCGAGCGAGCTGCCGGACCTGTCCGGGCCGCAACCGCGTCCGGCGGCCGCCCGGCGCGAGGCCGCGGATCGTCCCGAGCCCGGTCCGGCCCGCCCGTCGGCCGGCAGCCGCATCCAGGTGGGCAGCCGCGCCAAGGCCGGCCCGGTGCGCGCCAGCATGCAGATCCGTCGCATCGACCCGTGGAGCACGCTGAAGGTCTCGCTGCTGCTGTCGGTGGCGCTGTTCTTCGTGTGGATGATCGCGGTGGCGTTCCTGTACCTCGTCCTCGGCGGCATGGGTGTGTGGACCAAGCTGAACAGCAACGTCGGTGACCTGTTGACCAGCACCGGCGGTGGCGGCGGCGAACTGGTGTCCAGCGGCACCATCTTCGGCGGGGCGCTGCTGATCGGCCTGGTCAACATCGTGGTGCTGACCGCGATGGCGACCATCGGGGCGTTCATCTACAACCTGTCGACCGACATCGTCGGCGGTGTCGAGGTGACTTTGGCGGACCGGGATTAG
- the cwsA gene encoding cell wall synthesis protein CwsA → MTSSTETRLTSGQRLTRGLAHTAAGPVDITRGALGLGANALASAVSNARQRYRDSQLRKELAEAQATLSRELSTAGEVLAELPENFREARANQPKSKRPWIIAGAVAGALVLGGAAFAFVRRNTTPEPSPLPPSVQVDPKP, encoded by the coding sequence ATGACCTCGAGCACCGAGACCCGGCTGACGTCCGGCCAGCGCCTTACTCGTGGACTCGCGCACACCGCGGCCGGTCCCGTCGACATCACCAGGGGAGCGCTGGGCCTGGGCGCGAACGCGCTCGCCTCGGCGGTGTCCAACGCCCGCCAGCGCTACCGGGACAGCCAGCTGCGCAAGGAGCTGGCCGAGGCCCAGGCCACGCTGTCCCGCGAGCTCAGCACCGCCGGCGAGGTGCTCGCCGAACTGCCGGAGAATTTCCGTGAGGCGCGGGCCAATCAGCCAAAGAGCAAGCGGCCGTGGATCATCGCCGGGGCCGTCGCGGGCGCCCTGGTGCTCGGCGGGGCGGCGTTCGCGTTCGTGCGGCGCAACACCACGCCCGAACCGTCGCCGCTGCCACCCAGCGTGCAGGTGGACCCGAAGCCCTAG
- a CDS encoding peptidylprolyl isomerase translates to MADCKTVTTSPIQTATATLHTNRGDIKIALFGNHAPKTVANFVGLAQGTKEYSTENASGGSSGPFYDGTVFHRVIEGFMIQGGDPTGTGRGGPGYKFADEFHPELQFDKPYLLAMANAGPGTNGSQFFVTVGPTPHLNRRHTIFGEVVDPESQKVVDAIATTATDRNDRPAEAVVIESITIS, encoded by the coding sequence GTGGCAGACTGTAAAACTGTGACTACGAGCCCCATTCAGACCGCCACCGCAACCCTGCACACCAACCGCGGCGACATCAAGATCGCGCTGTTCGGTAATCACGCCCCCAAGACCGTCGCGAACTTCGTCGGCCTGGCCCAGGGCACCAAGGAGTACTCGACGGAGAACGCGTCGGGCGGCAGCTCGGGCCCGTTCTACGACGGCACGGTGTTCCACCGCGTCATCGAGGGCTTCATGATCCAGGGCGGCGACCCGACCGGCACGGGCCGCGGCGGCCCCGGCTACAAGTTCGCCGACGAGTTCCACCCGGAACTGCAGTTCGACAAGCCGTACCTGCTGGCCATGGCCAACGCCGGCCCGGGCACCAACGGATCGCAGTTCTTCGTCACCGTCGGCCCCACCCCGCACCTGAACCGTCGGCACACCATCTTCGGTGAGGTCGTCGACCCCGAGTCGCAGAAGGTCGTCGACGCCATCGCCACCACGGCGACCGACCGCAACGACCGGCCCGCCGAGGCCGTCGTCATCGAGTCGATCACCATTTCCTGA
- a CDS encoding PH domain-containing protein, translating to MNDSQQTNWGPQPAGVLALGIGGFVMAIACVILVTDTPGRVLTGVAAVGLLVFATISWRSRPKLAITDSGLAVRGPLGVTTLPKSAIAHIRITEFRRLGRRSRMLEIDTTDDRLRVFTRWDLGTDPLTVLDALIAAGYAAPRIPPR from the coding sequence ATGAATGATTCCCAGCAAACAAATTGGGGCCCGCAGCCGGCGGGTGTCCTCGCGCTGGGGATCGGCGGTTTTGTGATGGCTATCGCCTGTGTGATACTGGTCACAGACACTCCTGGGCGGGTGCTGACGGGCGTTGCCGCCGTAGGTCTACTTGTGTTTGCAACGATCTCTTGGCGTAGCCGGCCAAAGTTAGCAATCACCGATAGCGGTCTGGCGGTACGCGGGCCGCTGGGCGTGACCACGTTGCCAAAATCGGCGATCGCGCACATTCGGATCACCGAGTTCCGCCGCCTCGGCCGACGGTCCCGGATGCTCGAGATCGACACCACCGACGACCGGTTGCGGGTGTTCACCCGATGGGATCTGGGCACCGACCCGCTGACGGTGCTCGACGCGCTCATCGCCGCGGGCTACGCCGCCCCGCGCATCCCCCCGCGCTAG
- the crgA gene encoding cell division protein CrgA — translation MPKSKVRKKNDFTINPVSRTPVKVKAGPSSVWFVVLFVGLMLIGLFWLLVFQLASSSLPWMAELGPWNYAIAFAFMITGLLLTMRWR, via the coding sequence ATGCCCAAGTCCAAGGTTCGCAAGAAGAACGACTTCACCATCAACCCGGTCAGCCGCACCCCGGTCAAGGTGAAAGCCGGACCGTCCAGCGTCTGGTTTGTCGTGCTTTTCGTGGGTTTGATGTTGATTGGGTTGTTCTGGCTGTTGGTTTTCCAGCTGGCCTCGTCGTCGTTGCCCTGGATGGCCGAGCTGGGTCCGTGGAACTACGCGATCGCGTTTGCCTTCATGATCACGGGACTGTTGCTCACCATGCGCTGGCGCTGA
- a CDS encoding DUF881 domain-containing protein: protein MAAPPTQRSWWRFGVPVVCLLAGLLLAATHAVSGGDEIRRSDAPRLVDLVRETQQSVDRLTGERDALAQQMDSTHGRSGDAALAAMQARSAEMAAEAGMDPVRGPGLVVTLTDAQRDAQGRFPRDASPDDLVVHQQDIQGVLNALWSAGAEAVQMQDQRLIATSEPRCVGNTLLLNGRTYSPPYRITAIGDAEAMQAALAEAPLVRLYKQYVVRFGLGYTEEAHDELQVVGHADPARMRYASPMGPLGY, encoded by the coding sequence ATGGCAGCGCCGCCGACACAACGATCGTGGTGGCGCTTCGGCGTCCCCGTCGTGTGCCTGCTGGCGGGCCTGCTGCTCGCGGCCACGCACGCCGTCTCCGGCGGCGACGAGATCCGCCGCAGCGACGCGCCCCGGCTGGTGGATCTGGTGCGCGAGACCCAGCAGTCCGTCGACCGGCTGACCGGCGAGCGCGACGCCCTGGCCCAGCAGATGGATTCCACCCACGGCCGCTCCGGGGACGCCGCGCTGGCCGCGATGCAGGCCCGCTCGGCGGAGATGGCGGCCGAGGCCGGGATGGACCCGGTGCGCGGTCCCGGGCTGGTGGTGACCCTCACCGACGCGCAGCGCGACGCGCAGGGCCGCTTCCCGCGCGACGCCTCCCCCGACGACCTGGTGGTCCACCAGCAGGACATCCAGGGCGTGCTCAACGCGTTGTGGAGCGCCGGCGCCGAGGCCGTGCAGATGCAGGACCAGCGCCTGATCGCCACCTCCGAGCCCCGCTGCGTCGGCAACACCCTGCTGCTCAACGGCCGGACCTACAGCCCGCCATACCGGATCACGGCGATCGGCGACGCCGAGGCCATGCAGGCCGCCCTGGCCGAGGCGCCGCTGGTCCGGCTCTACAAGCAGTACGTGGTGCGGTTCGGCCTCGGCTACACCGAGGAGGCCCACGACGAGCTCCAGGTGGTCGGGCACGCCGACCCGGCCCGGATGCGCTACGCCTCCCCGATGGGCCCGCTGGGCTACTGA
- a CDS encoding aminodeoxychorismate/anthranilate synthase component II: MQVLVVDNYDSFVFNLVQYLGQLGVTAQVWRHDDARLATAEDIAAVAAEFDGVLLSPGPGTPERAGASIPLVHACAQAGTPLLGVCLGHQAIGVAFGATVDRAPELLHGKTSTVFHRNTSVLQGLPDPFTATRYHSLTILPETLPETLQVTAQTRSGIIMGIRHTELPIHGVQFHPESILTEGGHRMLANWLGFCGTAPDEALVRRLENEVADAVSAATARATNRTPA; encoded by the coding sequence ATGCAGGTCTTGGTCGTCGACAACTACGACAGCTTCGTCTTCAACCTCGTGCAGTACCTCGGGCAACTCGGGGTCACCGCACAGGTGTGGCGGCACGACGACGCACGCCTGGCCACCGCCGAGGACATCGCCGCGGTGGCCGCCGAGTTCGACGGCGTGCTGCTGAGCCCCGGCCCCGGCACCCCGGAGCGCGCGGGCGCCTCGATCCCCCTGGTGCACGCCTGCGCGCAGGCCGGCACTCCCCTGTTGGGCGTGTGCCTGGGCCACCAGGCCATCGGGGTGGCGTTCGGCGCCACCGTCGACCGCGCACCGGAGTTGCTGCACGGCAAGACCAGCACCGTGTTTCACCGCAATACCAGTGTGCTCCAGGGACTTCCGGACCCGTTCACGGCCACCCGGTACCACTCGCTGACCATCCTGCCCGAGACCCTGCCGGAGACCCTGCAGGTCACCGCGCAGACCCGCAGCGGCATCATCATGGGCATCCGGCACACCGAACTACCGATCCACGGCGTGCAGTTCCATCCGGAGTCCATCCTCACCGAGGGCGGTCACCGGATGCTGGCCAACTGGCTGGGGTTCTGCGGCACGGCCCCGGACGAGGCGTTGGTCCGTCGCCTCGAGAACGAGGTCGCCGATGCGGTCTCGGCCGCGACGGCTCGGGCTACGAACCGAACGCCAGCGTGA